Proteins from a genomic interval of Nitrospirota bacterium:
- a CDS encoding NUDIX domain-containing protein, producing MEQEEFLEIVNQKGEIVGHAKRSEIHGNPSLIHRVVHVLVFNKEGNLLLQKRSKNKDVAPGKWDTSVGGHVGIGEDLIFSSKREMQEELGIVGCEPEFIYSYIHGNHYETELVTTYRCVYDGTISFNEREIDEVRFWKLEEIMENLGKKIFSDNFENEFITYLNYSGMVNHL from the coding sequence ATGGAACAAGAGGAATTCCTGGAAATAGTGAATCAAAAAGGTGAGATTGTTGGTCATGCAAAAAGGTCTGAAATTCATGGCAATCCGTCACTTATACACAGAGTGGTTCACGTGCTTGTTTTCAATAAAGAGGGAAATCTTCTTTTGCAAAAACGTTCTAAGAACAAAGATGTTGCACCAGGGAAATGGGATACGTCTGTGGGCGGACATGTGGGTATTGGTGAAGATTTAATATTTTCATCTAAAAGAGAGATGCAAGAAGAACTTGGAATCGTTGGATGTGAACCTGAATTTATTTATTCATATATTCATGGTAATCATTATGAAACAGAGCTTGTAACAACATATCGATGTGTTTACGATGGAACTATATCATTCAATGAGAGAGAAATTGATGAGGTAAGATTCTGGAAATTAGAAGAAATTATGGAAAATTTAGGCAAAAAGATTTTTAGCGATAATTTTGAAAATGAATTCATAACATATTTGAACTATTCTGGAATGGTGAATCATCTTTAG
- a CDS encoding cold-shock protein, whose amino-acid sequence MVKGTVKWFNESKGFGFITKEDGGDVFVHYTAIQGNGFKTLTEGQTVSFEVVEGPKGPKAENVKKI is encoded by the coding sequence ATGGTAAAAGGAACCGTTAAATGGTTCAACGAGTCCAAAGGCTTTGGATTCATCACCAAAGAAGATGGAGGAGATGTATTTGTCCATTATACTGCCATTCAGGGTAACGGTTTCAAAACTCTGACTGAAGGACAGACGGTCAGTTTTGAAGTTGTTGAAGGCCCAAAAGGTCCAAAGGCTGAAAACGTAAAAAAAATCTAA
- a CDS encoding diguanylate cyclase: protein MYKGKILLVEDDKLQAQTTRDYLESIGYDVKWAENGKTALKIAKTQPIDIILLDIILPDINGYELCRWLKLNQDTKSIPIIMLTVKDSTMNKVEGLQAGADDYLAKPYHETELNARIYASLRTKSLQDELKEKNRQLEEILAKVEILAITDPLTLIPNRRHFEVTIEKEFNKTVRYKTPTSCIMIDIDHFKSINDEYGHRVGDIVLKEMANLIKNCIRKVDTVARWGGEEFVILLPGITKEKAYNAALRIRESLQKYKFSDIHKPITISIGISSIPNPSIDSSEKLIDAADNALYEAKAKGRDRIETI, encoded by the coding sequence ATGTATAAAGGAAAAATTTTACTTGTAGAAGATGATAAATTGCAGGCACAAACTACCAGAGATTATCTTGAATCTATTGGATATGATGTTAAATGGGCAGAAAATGGTAAAACCGCATTAAAGATTGCAAAAACACAACCTATCGACATAATATTATTAGATATTATATTACCAGACATAAATGGTTATGAGCTATGCAGATGGTTGAAACTTAATCAGGATACTAAATCTATCCCTATTATCATGCTTACGGTCAAAGACTCAACAATGAACAAAGTTGAAGGTTTGCAGGCAGGTGCTGATGACTACCTTGCAAAACCTTATCATGAAACAGAACTTAATGCAAGAATATATGCTTCTCTAAGAACAAAATCCCTGCAGGACGAATTAAAAGAAAAAAATAGACAGCTTGAGGAAATATTAGCAAAAGTTGAAATTCTTGCAATAACTGATCCACTCACGTTAATACCAAACAGACGTCATTTTGAGGTTACTATTGAAAAGGAATTTAATAAGACGGTTAGATATAAAACTCCAACCTCCTGTATCATGATTGATATCGATCATTTTAAAAGTATCAATGATGAATATGGTCATAGAGTAGGAGATATTGTCCTCAAAGAAATGGCAAATCTAATTAAAAATTGTATTAGAAAAGTTGACACCGTTGCACGATGGGGTGGTGAAGAATTTGTTATACTCTTACCCGGAATAACAAAAGAAAAGGCTTATAATGCAGCTTTAAGAATTAGAGAATCCTTACAAAAATATAAATTTTCAGATATTCATAAACCTATCACTATCAGTATCGGGATATCCAGCATCCCGAACCCTTCCATAGATTCATCAGAAAAGCTCATTGATGCTGCCGATAATGCTCTCTATGAAGCGAAAGCTAAGGGTAGAGATAGAATAGAAACTATATAA
- a CDS encoding transcriptional regulator produces the protein MVFFIMFSMVNENPTREKIIMLLKKAGPMSIDDLSRELNITSMGIRQHLISLERKGIINYVTKRSGIGRPAFYYKLTDKADDLFPKLYHDFILQVFKDIEKNDSREMIDNIFKWRKNRILKETKEALSEKKTLNEKIESFKNILESKGYLAEIENENNHYILNQYNCPIYRLAQQYNDACRYELQMYREIFGKEITREKCMAEGDISCTYIIPKTSFKH, from the coding sequence ATGGTATTTTTTATTATGTTCTCGATGGTGAATGAAAATCCAACACGTGAAAAAATTATTATGCTTCTAAAAAAAGCCGGACCTATGTCCATTGACGATCTTAGCAGGGAATTGAACATTACTTCGATGGGAATACGTCAACACCTTATCTCACTCGAACGTAAAGGTATTATCAATTATGTTACAAAAAGAAGTGGCATAGGAAGACCAGCATTTTATTACAAGCTGACTGATAAAGCTGATGATTTGTTTCCCAAACTATATCATGATTTTATACTTCAAGTTTTTAAAGATATTGAAAAGAATGACAGTCGTGAGATGATAGACAACATATTCAAATGGCGCAAGAACAGAATCCTCAAGGAAACTAAAGAAGCCCTCTCAGAAAAAAAGACTCTAAATGAAAAAATTGAATCTTTCAAAAATATACTTGAATCAAAAGGATATCTTGCAGAAATAGAAAATGAAAATAATCACTATATTCTTAACCAATACAACTGCCCAATATATAGATTAGCTCAGCAATACAATGATGCTTGCAGATATGAATTACAGATGTATCGTGAAATTTTTGGTAAAGAAATAACACGTGAAAAATGTATGGCAGAAGGTGACATCTCTTGTACTTATATTATACCTAAGACAAGCTTTAAACATTAA
- the rny gene encoding ribonuclease Y — MSQIQLVYLLVAIVIGFAVGLIFILISRTKLKSQKIAYDKERNKIIEEAQKEAERLKKEAQIEAKDFVYQAKAEAEKEIRERRSEITHLDKRLRQKEEIIERKFEQIEKREQELSKREKEYSFKEKAIQEKENTLNKLLKEQTEVLERISNLSTEDAKNEFLKRIEENSQLEAAKLIKRIEDEAKENAEKKAKEIIGLAIQRYASDYVMDATVTSVSLPNDEMKGRIIGREGRNIRALEAATGVDLIVDDTPETVTLSAFDPVRREIARLSLERLITDGRIHPTRIEEIVEKVKKEVDAHIREEGEKAVFDFGLSGIHPELIKLIGRLKYRTSYGQNVLQHSREVAYLAGIMAAELKVDTKLSKRAGILHDIGKAVDHELDGSHQEIGANLAKKYGENQKVINAILVHHGEGDPATVEAALIAAADALSAARPGVRKESIEHYLKRLEKLEQMALSYRGVEKCYAIQAGREIRIIVKPEDVSDEMSSMISRELAKKIESEMTYPGQIKVTVIRESRYVEYAK, encoded by the coding sequence ATGAGTCAAATTCAGTTGGTATATTTATTGGTTGCAATTGTTATAGGATTTGCTGTTGGTTTAATATTCATCCTCATCTCTCGGACAAAGTTAAAGAGCCAAAAAATTGCTTATGACAAAGAAAGAAATAAGATAATTGAAGAAGCACAGAAAGAAGCAGAGAGATTAAAAAAGGAAGCTCAAATTGAGGCAAAGGACTTTGTCTATCAGGCTAAAGCAGAAGCAGAGAAAGAGATCAGGGAGCGACGCTCAGAGATTACCCATCTTGATAAACGCCTCCGCCAAAAAGAAGAAATAATTGAAAGAAAATTCGAACAAATAGAAAAAAGAGAGCAGGAACTTTCTAAAAGAGAAAAAGAATATTCTTTCAAGGAAAAGGCAATTCAGGAAAAAGAAAATACTTTGAACAAATTGTTGAAAGAACAGACAGAGGTGCTCGAAAGAATTTCAAATTTAAGCACTGAAGATGCTAAAAATGAATTTTTAAAAAGAATCGAGGAAAATTCACAGTTAGAGGCTGCAAAACTAATAAAAAGGATCGAGGATGAGGCCAAAGAAAATGCAGAGAAAAAGGCAAAAGAAATAATCGGTCTTGCAATCCAGAGATATGCAAGCGACTACGTAATGGATGCAACGGTGACGTCTGTCTCTCTCCCGAATGATGAAATGAAAGGAAGAATTATCGGTAGAGAAGGTAGAAATATTCGGGCATTGGAGGCTGCAACAGGGGTAGACCTGATAGTTGATGATACACCTGAAACAGTTACACTGTCTGCTTTTGACCCTGTCAGACGTGAAATTGCGAGATTATCTCTTGAACGTCTTATTACAGATGGCAGAATACATCCTACAAGAATTGAAGAAATAGTCGAAAAAGTAAAAAAAGAGGTAGATGCGCATATAAGGGAAGAAGGCGAAAAGGCTGTCTTTGATTTCGGCCTTTCCGGCATACATCCAGAATTGATAAAACTTATTGGCAGATTAAAATACAGAACTTCATACGGACAAAATGTTCTTCAGCATTCTCGTGAGGTAGCATATCTTGCTGGTATAATGGCAGCAGAATTAAAGGTAGACACAAAACTTTCAAAAAGAGCTGGTATACTGCATGATATTGGCAAGGCAGTTGACCACGAACTGGATGGTTCACATCAGGAGATTGGTGCAAACCTTGCAAAAAAATATGGTGAAAATCAAAAGGTTATAAATGCCATCCTGGTCCATCATGGAGAGGGCGATCCTGCAACAGTCGAAGCAGCACTGATTGCTGCTGCTGATGCACTTTCTGCTGCACGTCCAGGGGTAAGAAAGGAAAGTATAGAACATTATCTCAAACGTCTTGAGAAACTTGAGCAAATGGCTCTCTCATACAGAGGAGTTGAAAAATGTTATGCAATACAGGCAGGAAGGGAAATAAGGATTATAGTCAAACCTGAAGATGTTAGCGATGAAATGTCATCAATGATATCAAGAGAACTTGCAAAGAAGATTGAATCAGAGATGACTTATCCTGGACAGATAAAAGTTACTGTTATAAGGGAATCAAGATATGTTGAATATGCAAAATAG
- a CDS encoding TIGR00282 family metallophosphoesterase, with protein MKVLFIGDIVGKVGRNATKALLPAIIDRYKINFVIANGENAAGGFGLTEKTVSEILLSGVHIITTGNHVWDKKEFIPKISKQDRVIRPVNYPPGVPGYGSIIYTLPNEQKVAVINISGRVFMSNIDCPFRTGKAEVERLKASTNIIIIDFHAEATSEKIAFGYFMDGKVSAVIGTHTHVQTADEKILPNGTAYITDVGMTGPVNSVIGIEIKQIIDKFLTNMPMRFETAKGEGCFSAVVFEIDEHTGKSIAIQRLQLKYP; from the coding sequence ATGAAAGTTCTGTTTATTGGCGATATCGTTGGAAAAGTTGGTAGAAATGCGACTAAAGCATTACTTCCAGCGATTATTGACAGATATAAAATTAACTTTGTTATTGCAAATGGTGAGAATGCTGCAGGTGGCTTCGGTCTTACAGAAAAAACTGTCTCGGAAATTCTGTTATCCGGGGTTCATATAATAACAACAGGAAACCATGTATGGGACAAAAAGGAATTCATACCCAAAATCTCTAAACAAGACAGGGTAATCAGACCAGTTAACTATCCTCCCGGAGTCCCTGGATATGGAAGTATTATTTATACTCTGCCAAATGAACAGAAAGTCGCAGTAATCAATATATCTGGCCGTGTATTTATGTCAAATATAGACTGTCCTTTCAGAACAGGAAAGGCAGAGGTCGAGCGACTCAAGGCATCAACAAACATTATTATTATTGATTTTCATGCAGAAGCAACCTCTGAAAAGATTGCATTCGGTTATTTCATGGATGGCAAAGTTAGCGCAGTAATAGGTACCCATACTCACGTTCAGACTGCTGATGAAAAAATTCTACCTAATGGAACAGCTTATATTACAGATGTTGGTATGACAGGACCAGTTAATTCTGTTATAGGTATTGAAATTAAGCAAATTATTGATAAATTTCTGACAAATATGCCTATGCGATTTGAGACTGCCAAAGGTGAGGGATGTTTTTCTGCTGTTGTTTTTGAAATTGATGAACATACTGGCAAATCAATTGCTATCCAACGACTTCAGCTTAAATATCCCTAA
- the secG gene encoding preprotein translocase subunit SecG — protein MTIFLVIIHILVCFFLIAVVLLQSGKGAEMGAAFGGSSQTLFGSRGAATFLSKMTTVSAIIFMLTSFSLAILTTKGSSVVKKAPVSQEQKQIPVAPAGPIKGTGTQPLQPGQSTQQTPQSSGSPQK, from the coding sequence ATGACAATATTCTTGGTTATTATTCATATTTTAGTTTGTTTTTTCCTTATTGCTGTTGTTCTTCTGCAAAGCGGCAAAGGTGCTGAAATGGGTGCTGCATTTGGTGGTTCAAGTCAGACACTATTTGGAAGTAGGGGTGCTGCAACATTTCTAAGTAAAATGACTACAGTTTCAGCAATTATTTTTATGTTAACTTCTTTTTCTCTTGCAATATTAACAACGAAAGGTAGTTCAGTAGTTAAGAAGGCGCCTGTTTCACAAGAGCAAAAACAAATACCCGTTGCGCCCGCCGGACCTATAAAGGGAACAGGTACACAACCTTTACAGCCGGGTCAGTCAACACAGCAAACACCTCAGTCATCTGGTAGTCCTCAAAAATAA
- a CDS encoding triose-phosphate isomerase, which produces MRKPFIAANWKMNKTISETVEFLSKFIPEVRGVLNVNIVIAPPFTSIPIASEKIKNTNIILAAQDVFYEEKGAYTGEISPVMLSDLGCRYVIIGHSERRQIFKENDDIVNKKIKASQKCGIGVIFCIGESLKEREEGKTFEILKREIDKGLDGVIPDNLVVAYEPIWAIGTGKTATPEQAQESHEYIRERLKILYGKKSDDLCIIYGGSVIPDNIDFLMSCKDVDGALVGGASLKVESFIRIVKFRRLQ; this is translated from the coding sequence ATGCGGAAACCGTTTATAGCAGCAAACTGGAAAATGAACAAGACTATTTCAGAAACAGTAGAATTTCTTTCTAAGTTCATTCCCGAGGTGAGAGGTGTTCTAAATGTAAATATAGTTATAGCTCCTCCCTTTACATCAATTCCAATAGCATCAGAGAAAATAAAAAATACAAATATTATCCTTGCAGCGCAGGATGTTTTTTATGAAGAAAAAGGTGCCTATACAGGTGAAATATCCCCGGTTATGCTTTCAGACCTGGGATGTAGATATGTGATAATAGGGCATTCTGAAAGAAGACAAATTTTCAAAGAAAATGATGATATAGTAAATAAAAAGATAAAAGCATCTCAAAAATGTGGAATTGGAGTTATTTTTTGTATAGGTGAATCGTTGAAAGAGAGGGAGGAAGGAAAAACTTTTGAAATTTTAAAAAGAGAAATAGATAAAGGACTTGATGGAGTAATACCTGATAATTTAGTTGTTGCATACGAACCAATATGGGCAATAGGAACCGGCAAAACCGCTACACCTGAACAGGCTCAGGAATCACATGAATATATAAGAGAAAGATTGAAAATTTTATATGGCAAAAAATCAGATGATTTATGTATAATATATGGCGGTAGTGTAATACCTGATAATATTGATTTTCTTATGTCTTGTAAAGATGTAGATGGTGCTCTTGTTGGAGGAGCAAGTCTGAAGGTAGAAAGTTTCATAAGAATAGTGAAATTTAGAAGATTGCAATGA
- a CDS encoding TrpB-like pyridoxal phosphate-dependent enzyme: MSKIPSIIYLKKYEEVNVNRRIDLNGKDIPKQWYNIQADMPTPIPPPLNPATGQPITPDMLAPVFPMNLIEQEVSNERWITIPDEVIEKYLIWRPTPLYRAIYLEKFLDTPARIYFKNEGVSPPGSHKPNTAIAQAYYNKTFGIKRLATETGAGQWGSALAFACNQFGLELKVYMVRISYNQKPYRRILMETWGAKCVPSPSPDTNAGRKFLEQNPEHPGSLGISISEAIEDAVTSKDSRYSLGSVLNHVILHQTILGLEAHKQLEMIGEYPDIVIGCAGGGSNFSGLSMPFVRDKIHGKKVQIIASEPSSCPTMTKGPYVYDFGDTAETTPLLPMHSLGHGFVPAPIHAGGLRYHGMAPIVSRLLMDNLIEARAYGQLETFAAGITFARTEGFVPAPETNHAIACVIEEAKKAKEEGKEKVILMNWSGHGIIDLAAYDAYLSGKLEDYKLPDDDIQKLLRDLEKFPKP; this comes from the coding sequence ATGAGTAAAATACCATCTATTATTTATCTTAAAAAATATGAGGAGGTTAACGTGAATAGGCGCATTGATTTAAATGGAAAAGATATTCCAAAACAATGGTATAACATTCAGGCTGATATGCCGACTCCTATCCCTCCACCACTTAATCCTGCAACAGGTCAGCCAATCACACCTGATATGCTTGCCCCTGTCTTTCCAATGAATTTGATCGAACAAGAAGTAAGTAATGAGAGATGGATTACCATACCAGATGAAGTAATTGAAAAATATCTAATCTGGAGACCAACACCTCTATACAGAGCTATCTATCTCGAAAAATTCCTGGATACACCTGCTCGTATATATTTTAAAAACGAAGGTGTAAGCCCTCCGGGAAGTCATAAACCAAATACAGCCATAGCTCAAGCCTACTATAACAAAACATTTGGAATTAAGCGACTTGCTACAGAGACAGGAGCAGGCCAATGGGGAAGCGCTCTGGCATTCGCATGCAACCAGTTTGGCTTAGAATTAAAAGTCTATATGGTAAGAATAAGTTACAATCAAAAGCCTTATAGAAGGATACTAATGGAAACGTGGGGTGCTAAATGTGTTCCAAGCCCAAGTCCTGATACGAATGCAGGAAGAAAGTTTCTCGAACAGAATCCAGAACATCCCGGTAGCCTTGGTATATCGATTAGTGAAGCAATAGAAGATGCAGTAACTTCAAAAGATTCAAGATATTCACTCGGTAGTGTTTTAAATCATGTAATATTGCACCAGACTATATTGGGACTTGAAGCACATAAACAACTTGAAATGATAGGTGAATATCCTGACATAGTTATTGGTTGTGCAGGAGGAGGAAGTAATTTTTCCGGCCTTTCAATGCCTTTTGTTAGAGATAAAATTCACGGGAAAAAAGTCCAAATAATAGCAAGCGAACCGTCTTCTTGTCCAACAATGACTAAAGGACCATATGTCTATGATTTCGGAGATACAGCCGAGACAACACCACTTTTACCCATGCATTCTTTAGGACATGGTTTTGTGCCAGCCCCCATTCATGCTGGTGGTCTCAGATACCACGGGATGGCTCCAATTGTAAGCAGACTGCTTATGGATAATCTAATCGAAGCACGTGCATATGGTCAACTTGAAACCTTTGCTGCTGGCATTACTTTTGCTCGAACTGAAGGTTTTGTTCCTGCTCCGGAAACTAATCATGCTATCGCATGTGTTATAGAAGAGGCTAAGAAGGCTAAAGAGGAAGGTAAAGAAAAAGTTATTCTTATGAACTGGAGTGGACATGGTATCATAGACCTTGCAGCTTACGATGCATACTTATCTGGTAAACTTGAAGACTATAAGCTACCTGATGATGACATACAAAAGCTTTTGCGAGATCTTGAGAAATTTCCAAAACCTTAA
- a CDS encoding threonylcarbamoyl-AMP synthase, translated as MELIKLNKNNLKEILFYTIEILKKGGMIAYPTETFYGLGVKYDQEDSLKKLYEIKKRPSYKAMPLIIGSKNLLPLLTKGVNEHTIYLMEKYWPGPLTIILPAKKILSDYITSGTHKVAVRIPGESFALDLAQKANFPITATSANPSRMKPAQDAHGVIKYFRDKLDLIIDGGKTPGGLPSTIVEVTGDKIKILREGVIKKEQLLRLFSMRFQSQER; from the coding sequence ATGGAATTGATTAAGCTCAATAAAAATAATCTAAAGGAGATCTTGTTCTATACAATAGAAATCCTGAAAAAAGGAGGAATGATTGCATACCCTACAGAGACTTTTTACGGACTCGGAGTAAAATATGATCAAGAAGATTCGTTAAAGAAGCTTTATGAAATCAAGAAGAGACCTTCATACAAGGCTATGCCGTTAATTATCGGAAGTAAAAACCTGCTTCCTCTTCTAACAAAAGGAGTTAATGAACATACTATTTATCTCATGGAAAAATACTGGCCAGGCCCTTTGACAATTATATTGCCTGCAAAAAAAATTCTATCAGATTATATTACGTCAGGCACTCATAAAGTTGCTGTCAGAATACCGGGTGAATCTTTTGCTCTCGACCTTGCTCAAAAAGCTAATTTTCCTATTACAGCGACCAGCGCTAATCCTTCCAGAATGAAACCTGCTCAGGATGCCCATGGTGTAATCAAGTATTTTCGAGATAAGCTTGATCTTATCATTGATGGAGGAAAGACTCCCGGCGGACTGCCATCAACAATTGTGGAGGTAACTGGAGACAAAATCAAAATACTGAGAGAAGGTGTAATAAAAAAAGAGCAGCTACTGCGTCTTTTTAGCATGAGGTTTCAGTCGCAGGAGCGATAA
- a CDS encoding LapA family protein, which translates to MATIIVLLIIVFFVAVFSIQNAMPVGITFFFWRFEASLAIIIFLSVLGGMVAGALILSLLRLKPHAKKTQ; encoded by the coding sequence ATGGCAACCATTATAGTTTTACTAATTATTGTGTTTTTTGTAGCTGTATTTTCAATTCAGAATGCCATGCCAGTTGGGATTACTTTTTTCTTCTGGAGATTTGAGGCATCACTTGCAATAATAATATTTCTATCTGTGCTTGGTGGAATGGTCGCAGGAGCGCTTATTTTATCGCTCCTGCGACTGAAACCTCATGCTAAAAAGACGCAGTAG